Below is a genomic region from Sander vitreus isolate 19-12246 chromosome 15, sanVit1, whole genome shotgun sequence.
TGTCCTATGTAGTGTGTTCACAGTAAGAAAAGTAAGTATACTCAAAAAAGTTAGCATGCATACTAAAAACACTGCAAAACATCACACATCATGAATTGTGGATGGTGGTGAGACGGCTGTAGAAAGATCTTgataaaactaaaatataagTATTAAatcttctgaaaacatttttgccGTCTCTTCAAGTTCAAGAGTCAAAACTGCAGTTTAATTGACATCTGATGGAGTACATGCAGTATTTTATCATTTCCTGTTAGTGTTAAATGTATTCCTTAAATACTGACTGCAAAAGCAGTATACTAAAGATTACTATAGtatagtacatactgtatgtctagtATTCTGTTCGTACAGAACAAATGGTTTGGAGCAGTAGAAGCATCACATAGCCAAGTTAGATAATGTGTGCGGACCGATTCAGACTGAACTCTTAAATtaacaaactaaataaacaaactGCAATTcttataaaacacacttgaggcAAGAAAGGGAAACAGATGATCAGTGAGATCTTCCCAGTTCATCAGGGGGCTGTTTCACCAAATTTGCAAGCTGCGATAATTTCCTCTTGTGTTcattttgagacatttcactaatGAAAGCAAACACCACACAACAAGTGACCCATTCATGAGCATGCAACCCCAAATGTATCATCCTTTTGTGAGTGACAATCAAACTGGATCATTTGTGTGTAAGCAGCGCTTGCAAATCACAAAATGTGGCCCAGGacttagggctgctcgattagaaaaaaaaattaaaaatcattatcacgattattttggtcaatattggaatcacaattatttaacacaaaTACTCATtggcttttggaaagatgttgcaattattgaattaaaaaaactggaaaagttaaacaaatcaacagtgaaaacacctagaactgaaatttcccttcatacttttcccgtttgagacttttttttctattcagaacacaagacaagagTTTAAGATAATAGTTTACTTACAAAACGTGATGTCAAAAGCCAAAATCGTAATCGTGATTAAAATGTTGATGAATTGCACAGCCCCACCAGGACTGCAACCTTTTCCCACTGGACTGCTTCTGTTAGCCCTTCAGGTAGATACAAACTAGCCCTACTTGTCGAAATACTCTAATGAATTTAAAgtgacacattttcaaaaactTTGTGTAATCAAATGGCTTCAGAGAAGTTAAATCTACATCCAAAAACTTCTCTTAAAATATTGACTAACATGCTCCTCTTTTTATTTACCACATAGCACCTGCTTCTTTGTTTCGTAGCAGTGATCAAACTAACCCTAAACTAGCAGTGGAACCTGTGTTGGGGTCTCACCTGGCTCCGTAGACGTAGAAGCAGTAGATGTGGAAGGTGAGCAGGGCGACCATGTCCGAGAGCAGCGAGAGGGCAAAGGTCAGGCCCAAGCAGGCCGACAGGCCTCCGTACCACAGGATCCCCTCGATGAAGGGAGACATCAGGTGGATGTAGCCTGGATGGAAAGATGATGAAATCAAAGGCAGGGCCACTAGCATGCCTTTTAGTCCTGTTTCTATGTTTCTAGCATTAAAATGGTCAGATTTAACAGGGTTTCAGattaaagactttttaagaccattatgaatgaaatttaagatctatatcacgacataaaaaaaaaagtcagatgtcagagtccGAAAACACTGTCTGAAACAATTCCCCAATTTACCTCATTGGCATTATAGAACTGGTGtctagattggctgcaatataagttgcatgttggtctcatttgtagttgtAATACAGCggattatatttggactagcgacagaaagaactacaccaccacagaataaaaactgcgggaacatttcaatgagcattagaggtagcgttacattGACATACGACAATTAAGATCTGTTCAAAATGAtataagacctagaacacaatactaagactttttaaggcctaacattttgattttgatattttagacatttcttagactttttaagacccctgTATAAGCGGAGAATATCAGCACAACATGAAGCCCTGAGTGTGTTTTGTGCTGCGACTCACTGATCCAGAGGTGAATGTGGTAGAGGAAGAAGCGGCCCAGAACCTGATCCAGGGCCCGGTTCATCTTCAGCCCTGCAGGAGCTCCCATCAGCCACTGCAGGAGCTCATCCAGCTCTTTAGCCACATGCTGAGAAAGAATCACACAGGTTAAATGGTTGGACAAAGAAATCTGACCACACCGGTTCACTTTTTAGGACTTCTTAGCCACGTCTGAGGATgtagtttgctcagttgtcagtAGACTGTGCGTTAAGAATTTTTAATCTATCTACTATATAGTGAAAGGCTAATAGTGAAGTATCCAGGTCAATATTTACTTGACCTAAACCTAATCTATCTTGCAGTAACGTGACAATGCCTTGTTTTCAATTCACAACACGACACCCTTTAAATTGTATGGCATCTTTTGCATGGAAGACAAAAGTGGCACTAGTTTTGGACCCATTATCTCAAGACTACAACTTAAATATCTCGATGTCTTGAGATAATAGATTATAGTTTTGTTTCACTAATATTATATTTTGAGAGTACTGTGAGAATGACTTAATTATTTTATCATCTTGATATCCTGTTATTTCTTCTGTTTGTAAACCGTTTGAAAAAGAGAGGTAGAATGTACCATAacataattataattttttgtgtCATCTGATCTTGGTAACACACTTACATCTGCTGCAGGCACCAGCGTGTTGGCTAACATGGTGATGTGGTTGTCTCTGTAGAGCCACCAGATGAGCAACATGCCGAGAGCCACATCCACCAGGAACGACACCACGATGTTCGCTTTcctacagggagacagacagacagacatgaaggCTACAAACGGCAGGTGTGGTGTCACTTTCAGCACAGAAAAGTCCATAACATCAGGGATTTTCTAGGTTGCTTTTACAAACGATCACCTCATGAACTGCGTGTGTCCGGCAGCTGGTTTGGGTGAGCTGAGCAACCTCATGTGTTCGGTTCTGTAGCTGAGCTGGACACAGGTGGACAGCTTACTGGACAGGAAGCGCAGCGGGTAAAGGCTGAAGATCCTAAAGAGGaaatacaataatgaaaataatgatggGGAATGTGCAGCATCTCAGCATCTGGATCTGAGTAAAGAAACTAGTCAGATACGGGTCGTAGGGCTGTGCAATCAGTCACAtttggctcctaacgatcacaaaaacaatctaATCATGAAAAACTTGCAAATTATTTTGCGCATTAGATTTTGCAAGTatactcttattttgtcttgtgttctgaagggaAATTCCAAAAGTTAAACGGGAAAagtatttcacagttcaaggtgttttcactgtttaagttcaataaatgcaacatccaaaagtcaatgagtaatcgtttTAAATAATCGTTATTTAAATATTGACcaatataatttaaatattaatttaaatataaacatatacagCAATGTTATTGCTGTATATGTTTGGTCTTGGATCTGGCTTGGAGCTAACCAAGCATGTGGTCATCTCTACCTGTATGCTGTGCCGTGTTAGTTCGATGGAGCATACTAATGAATTGTGTCTCTGTTTTAACATTGACTAATGAATTATcctgtatttcttttctttcgtcCTGTTTTACTTTTTACGTTTGATATAGCAAATGTTGCTGCTGTGTatcttttgtcctttttattgtaatatCTACCTGATGAATGGACTACAGACGGAAATTAGCCCTTGGGCTACAATCTGGCACTTTTACGTGTACTTCTGTACATGTTcatcaaatgtgcattgtcctgaaataataataaaaaaataattgtgattatgattttttttccataatcgagtcGCCCTAATGGGTCATAGCATCTAACTCTCAAAGAACTGAGATGATACAATATGGTCATACATCTATTGTAAAACTGATACTGAAAACTGAATACTACATCTCCATATAACACAACTATAAGAGAATATTGTATCAGTTTATAGAAGAAACACTGACTTTTTATTATCCATGTtgttatgtatatgtgtatatatatatatatatatatatatatatatatatatacatactatatatacatatatacacatatatacatatatatatatacatatatatacatacatatatatacacatatatatatatatatatatatacacacacatatatacatatatatatatatatatacacacacatatatatatatatatatacacatatatacatatatatatacatatatacacatatatatatacatatatacatatatatacacatacatatacatatatacacatatatacatatatacacatatatacatatatacacatatatacatatatatatacacatatacatatatacatacacatatatacatacacatatatatatacacatatatatatacatatacatatatatatatacatatacatatacacatatatatacacatatatacatatatatatatatatacacatatatatatacatatacatatatatacatatacatatatatacatatacatatatatatatatatatatctctatctttGATCAAATTCATAGTACAGAAAACAGCACAAATTACAGgctttgttgacaataacaacCATAACAAATATTGCCGACTTTATCCGTTAAATTTCCTCTCTTCTCACCGGATGTTGCAGATCCAGGTCCATACGGAGAGCAGCCAGCCGATGAGCATGCAGAGCGGTATGCAGGCCTGTTTGAGCAGCTCCACGATGATGCTGGCCTCTCGACCCTCAGTCTGCCAGTGTGTCGACTTCAGTGGCCCGTCGTCGTATCTGTCCAGGAAGAACAGAGGCTGGCTGTTGGCCACCGTCTGGAACATCTGGaccagaggagaggaggtgcATGTTAAGgatgatttatggttctgccgAGGGTCCACGCAGAGCAGGGCTCCACGCAGAGCAGAGCTCCACGCGTTGCCTACGTAAGTGAaatgaagtttatacttgtgcgttggtgtgtgcgtcgatctctttaagagaataacagggctgacgtgtgtgtgtgtgtgtgtgtgagtgtgtgagtgacggGGATTTGTTTTGAAGCGAGTgaggcatagtgagagaaacaaagtgtctcccctgtgttttctgacaacGGTCGAAAatttgtagcaggaaaagttaaccctcttcttaatttcatgttgtttatggagaaggagaaccaggaaataggggggaaatgcaacgctgccAAGCCACGACCGAGTGACATGCTCCGCCGCAtggtgtagttacattttttgagaggtacACGTGAGGCTACGGGGTAGGGTCCGGTGTAGGGCCATCTCCACATACCTACTGACGTACCCACGGCGTCGATTTAACgaagaagcataaatcagcctttaggtCTACACATGGCTACATCCACCTGTAACCTGAGCCTCTTTCATACATGCACTTTACTCTGTACATTTTCTGGCAACATGTCATATTTGTGATCATTTACATAGAATAAGATGCCAAACTTTTGGCAGTTTTAATTTTATGCTGCATTATTagtcttttattctgaaagttgCATCCTGTATAGAGAGCTCAAAGATACTTCAGACGATCAGCCATGTCAGTCTGAATTTTTTAACTTCCATTCACGTTCAGTCATACTtccatgataaaaaaaaaaaaaatcaacaaacagGAATTAAAACGAGAGCCAGCACTTTTTGTGTCCTGTACCTGTCTCAGCTCAGACGGTGGAGCAGTTGTAGGGTCGGGAACTCCGTTCTCGATGGGGTGAAGCTGTGACAGCATCACCTTCCTCTGCTCGTAGTGGACGAAGATCACCTTCTCCttctcgtcctcctcctcctcctcctcctcctcctcctcctcctcctcctcctgctgctcctcctgctgctcctcctcctgcccTTCTTCATCACCTCCAGCCTCTCCAGCACCTTTGTCAACCTTCTCATTCTTCTTTTTCGTCTCTCGCTGAACTACTCTTCCATCTGGCCATGACAAGTTAAATTCATTATGAACTCCTGACCAATATCTATCTTTATGTGAACAGAAAGTCCTGCTGAGgtttattaaagctatagtgcgtagtttgtctcccccatgaggaattctaagtaatgacaacaaaactcaAAACTGCATCcatatgatacaagccttctgtgatcgcgcacccccccccccccccccccttcatgcagttgctagtagccaaggaggacacagaggattaaaaaaacatggactcttcagaagaggtaattatcttcacttgagtttctgcgttggaaagtcgccggacggcacaatcttctgaacatagccatactgagaaatccagagagtgttttgtggagctgataatcttaactagctttgtagcaactcatttggcaatggcttgaatgtaacagatgttcattaatatcagaaagttacgcactaaagctttaagtattTGACACAGACACTCAACAGAGTAACTCTAAATGAAATGGATGAAACAATGTAACAATg
It encodes:
- the pigq gene encoding phosphatidylinositol N-acetylglucosaminyltransferase subunit Q — encoded protein: MVLKIFFPQCCNRADSGLLVGRWISSQDSAVVLAVIHYPFIPGHVKQYIQQMQAKSGVELSVLGSWSLPKDGQEGMESFLRDLSTIFPQERWLQINREVGKMGFTCQVLQRDQNGRVVQRETKKKNEKVDKGAGEAGGDEEGQEEEQQEEQQEEEEEEEEEEEEEEDEKEKVIFVHYEQRKVMLSQLHPIENGVPDPTTAPPSELRQMFQTVANSQPLFFLDRYDDGPLKSTHWQTEGREASIIVELLKQACIPLCMLIGWLLSVWTWICNIRIFSLYPLRFLSSKLSTCVQLSYRTEHMRLLSSPKPAAGHTQFMRKANIVVSFLVDVALGMLLIWWLYRDNHITMLANTLVPAADHVAKELDELLQWLMGAPAGLKMNRALDQVLGRFFLYHIHLWISYIHLMSPFIEGILWYGGLSACLGLTFALSLLSDMVALLTFHIYCFYVYGARLYCLKIYGLSSLWRLFRGKKWNVLRQRVDSCSYDMDQLFIGTLLFTVLLFLLPTTALYYLVFTLLRLVVVLFQGVLHLSVDFINSFPLFAMGLRITRPYRLAEGVKFRVLCEEPGTALHLLMEINPLKCSTVVQTYRTPTYSCYPKDSWAALVKKLFVGELIYPWRHKTTKTD